The Solanum lycopersicum chromosome 8, SLM_r2.1 DNA segment TCATGACTATTTTGCACCACAATTTTCCATGTAGTCGTTTTCTAAAACAATCAGGGACCTCAATAGATACAACATTTCAATGTTTCTTGGCTGGCAGATCAACTATTCAAAAGTAAAAAGACCTTGCATCATCTTGATTATTGAAATATTTGCTATACATCTGATTGATTACTTACGTCTTTACAGGAGCCCCAGATCGCCAACTTTTTATAACAAGGATCGACACTAAAAATGTTATCTCGAGAATTAACTAAAACATAGAAGAGTAGGAAAGTAAACTTGAGTTTGGACAAAATATATTGGGAGGACAATTCTCCCACAAGAATATTACACATAGAGAACAATATCTAAAGAATCAGTCTTTCTTTGTTGTAGTTGCATCAAAGGAGTATAAAATTACAGAAAGGGGAAAAGTAAAAGAGACAACTTTATTCTCTTCAAACCAACCCCAATCAAGAACAATTATATAGAGGAAAAAAAGCATAGCACATAAACCTTTTTCCACTTTACCCCATCTTTGTTCCTATACAGTGGAATATAATCCAACCACTTAATCTTCCCCCACCCCATCCAGAATGAATACTAATTagaccaaaaacaaaaaaaaaattgtaccttTGTGTGGCATCATCAAGATTGAATCTTTCAAACTATCATCAGTGTGCTGTTACTTTAGATCTCTTCTTTGCCTCACTGTAAAGCACCACACCCATTACAGTCACAGCAAATCCTGTTATGCCCATGATGTTCACTGGATTCCTGAATATCAAAACTGACACCACTGCAGCCACTGCAGCCTTGGCATTCCCCAAAACTTGCAGTGTCAAGGCACTTGTATGCTTAGTAACCAAGAAATTAGTCAAGTTCACCAAATAAGCAACTGTGGCATTACCAATCAACAAGAAAACCATAAATCCATCTCCCTTAGCTTTCTCCACTGTAACTGCAGCTACATTCCCCTCTATGTATAGTGTAAAAGGAAGCAAAATCATTGCTGCCATTGGAGCCATGTATAATAACAGATTCATAGAGTGCAATTTCTCAGCATCAGAGGATAACAACAACCCCTGAACAACAGATTTCAAGGCTCTCCCAGCAGTTGAACCTAAAGCCATCAAGAACCCAAACAAATGGAACAATGGCTCACTATTGCTAGCCAAAACAATACCAAGAACCACAGGGACAAGAGCTAAATAAACCTCAGCAGTTTCTTTCTTACAAGTAATCACAAAAGCAAAAATAGCAGTAAAAAATGGGGTAGTAGCACCAATTGCTTGATTAAACGATACAGGAAGGTACCTCAATGAAGTATTACCACAAACaacagaaaaacaaaaaatagcaCTCAAAGCAAGAATCTTGAAGAACTGTTTCCTGCTATGTATCTGCTGGAAAGGAACAACTTCCAGCCACTTAATAGCAACTAAACTATAAGTAGCACATGACAACATATGCAACATAGTCAAGAATATTGGGTAACGATAACCATAAAAACTCAAAAGATACTTGTTTAGCAACAACACCCCAATATTTGAACAGTACCAAGAAGCAATTATAAGAGCAGTAAGTACATTTGGTGACACCAAAGAAGTTATCCCACCATTAGAATACTGTTGCTGCCTGATTTCAGCAGTTGGGGTTACTGGCATATCCAAGACTTGATCTTGGGGTGACTCCAATCTTGGATTGCTTCCCCTTCTTGTAGTCCATGACTGTGCCTCCACCATTACAATGCTTCCAACAACTTAAAACAGtgtaaagattcaatttttatgaCTCTTGATACTACTTAGTATACTAAATACCCAatagaatttcaagaaaatataatgGGGTTGCCACTTAGCTGTAGTTTGAGTATTTGTCTAAATGGGGGTTGAGATCTGGGGGTAGTGAAGAAGATAGGGTAGGTTGGTGGGAAAATTTGGGGTTTGATCTAATTGAAGGGTCAAGATTTAGATTTCAAATGAAGGAAGTAATCCTGGCCATCGAATGAGAATTAAATGAGTagaataatactaataataataaaataaaacttaatgaTTATAGCTGTGAACAAAGTGTCGGTACCATATTGGGTGCTTTAAACTCTATGCACTGTCCCACCCATGAATATggtccatttttattttatcaaacgTCTTGAGTTCAAGTTTAAATAcgtaatattttaataaaatatgttatttttaaattgagaTGTATTTAAGTTTGAGATAGGTTAGTTCTAATAAGGATATCAGACACTGATAAGACGGAAAAACAGTTGAGTTGTAATAGTGGACCAATAGAAATTATTTATCTAACATTCCCCTATATTTCATCCTAGTATAGGGGGGATTTATTTTGTagtcattatttaaatttcataaagataTATGTGGTTTAATTAGTCAATTAAGGTCAAACATATTATATTGACAAAGAAaatgttatttatttgtttataggAGTTTTGCATTCATGTTGGAGACAAGTAATATACAAAGATGTAAATGCATCTGAAGTGGAATTTGAtgtgaagttttttttatacatttttgtatgttttttttctccaaGCAATGCTTCAATAATTGGCAATCCAGATTGTTACTTGCCTCTTTAAAGTCAATATTGGTCATAGAAAATGGGTTAGAGAAAGTAATTAACAATCAAGATTGTTTGTTGACAGAGCAAATAACATAATCAAGAAGATCATTTTAATTGGCCTTTCAATTTTGCTAAACAAGA contains these protein-coding regions:
- the LOC101256613 gene encoding probable sugar phosphate/phosphate translocator At1g12500, which produces MVEAQSWTTRRGSNPRLESPQDQVLDMPVTPTAEIRQQQYSNGGITSLVSPNVLTALIIASWYCSNIGVLLLNKYLLSFYGYRYPIFLTMLHMLSCATYSLVAIKWLEVVPFQQIHSRKQFFKILALSAIFCFSVVCGNTSLRYLPVSFNQAIGATTPFFTAIFAFVITCKKETAEVYLALVPVVLGIVLASNSEPLFHLFGFLMALGSTAGRALKSVVQGLLLSSDAEKLHSMNLLLYMAPMAAMILLPFTLYIEGNVAAVTVEKAKGDGFMVFLLIGNATVAYLVNLTNFLVTKHTSALTLQVLGNAKAAVAAVVSVLIFRNPVNIMGITGFAVTVMGVVLYSEAKKRSKVTAH